In Tistrella mobilis, the genomic window GCCCGTGCATGTGATGCCGGACATGCAGCGGCGCCATGATCACCACACCCGCCGCCTGTTCCTTTCGGAACTGCTGCCGCGTCCCAGCCGCTGTTTCCAGGTGGCGGTGCAGATCGCACTCATGGAACATGGCGAACTGATGGACCAGCTGGTCGCCGGGGCCGGGTTTCGAACCGCGGAAGCACGCAGCCTCTGCCGGATCGGCCTCGCCAACTATTTCGCCGGGGCGGTGATGATGCCATATGCCGGCTTCCTGGAAGCGGCCAGGCGCTGCCGTTATGACGTCACGGTGCTTGCCGCCCGCTTCGATGCCAGCATCGAACAGGTGGCCCACCGCCTGACGACGCTCCAGCGGCCGGACGCCCGCGGGATTCCGTTCTTCCTGCTCCGCGTCGACAATGCCGGCAATGTGTCGAAGCGTTTTGCTGCCGGCGGCTTTCATTTCGCCCGCCATGGCGGCACCTGCCCGCGCTGGCGGGTCCACGATGCCTTCGCAACCCCGGGGCAGACCATCATCCAGCCGGTGGAGATGCCCGACGGCACGGTCTATCTCACCGTCTCGCGAACCGTCGATACCCTGCCGGTGCCGCATCCCGGCAGCCCGAGGCGGCTTGCGATCAGCCTCGGCTGCGAGATCGGCCATGCCCCGAACGTGGCCTATGGCGACGGGCTCGACCTGTCGAGCCCTGCGGCGGTGACGCCGATCGGCGCCACCTGCCGGCTTTGCGAGCGCCCCAACTGCACCGCTCGCGCCTTCCCGCCGATGACCCGGCCGCTGGTCATCGACGGCAGCCGCAAGAACCTCTCGGCCTTCGAATTCGGCTGACAGGTCCCCGGCCGCGGTCACCCGGCCTCGGGCCGGGTGAAGTGCTCCAGCCGCACCACCTGCACGTCCGAGATGAACATCACCCCCGACTGCTTGCGGAAGAGCGGCGCCAGGCCGGCGGCGATCCGGCGGATGGCGGTCTCGGGCGCAACGGCGAGCAGCATCACCAGGCTGGCCTGATCGTTGAACAGCAGCCGCCCCTCCTGGAAGCGGTGATGCCCCTTGCCGGCGACATCGCGGATGAGGGTGTAGCCCGAGACGCCCGAATCGTCGAGCAGGCGCCGGACGAAGGGTTCGGTCTCGCCGGTGACGATGATCTCGATCTTCTTGAGCGGGTGGAACAGGATCTGATCGGAAGCAGCTGCGTCGGTCATGGAGTACGTCTCCTCGGGATCGGATCAGCAGTCGGTTCAGGCCGGAATCGGGGTCGCGGAGGCAAGGGCGCCGGTCTCGGACATCACGTCGGGCAGCCGTTCGGGCAGCGCCTGAAGCCAGGCGCCGCTACGGTCGCGCCGCCAGCTGCATCCGGTTTCGGGGTCGAGCACCGCCAGCGCGACCCAGCCGTTGTCGAACAGGGTGGAGAGCACGGCATGGCGTTCGATGGCCGCCTCCACCCGGGCGCGCGGCGCCTGAACCACGGCCATCAGCCGAAGCGGCTCGTGCCGGATCTGCCCGTCCGCCACCATCACCGACTGGAGCGGCAGACCGACGGCGAGATCGGGGCCGTTGCCCTTCAGCACGCCCAGCCCCGCCACCGGATCGTGGATGGTCTTCGATCCCGCCCCCCAGATGTCGTTGTCGAGCGTCGAGAACAGATACTGGGTGTTGATCCACTCCGCGACCACCATCGGCGCGGTCAGGATCACCTCCAGAAGCCGGCCGTCGGCATCCGCCTGCCAGTCATAAGAATGCAGGAAGGTCCGCCCGCCAAGGTCGAGATGACGGGTGAGCGCCCGATCGCCGACGATGAAGGCGGCATTGCCGGCCAGTGCCCATTCGGGTCGGACTTCGGACCAGTCGGCGGCCCGCTTTTCCACCGCCCGGACCGGATCGGCCGGATCGGCATCGGTCAGGTGCGACACCCGCTCGGCAGCCGCCGCCCGCCGCGCCCGGTCCAGATCGGCCTGAAGCCGCCGGAAGCTCTGCCGGGACGCCGCCACCGGATCCGGATCGAGGGAGACCCGATCGGTGGTGGTGTCATGCTCGGCCGACAGGAAGCGGGTGGTCTTGGGGATCAGAATGCCCCGCTCCGCCAGCGCCGCCCGCACCGCCGGCGCATTCAGCAGCGCCGCCAGGATCCGGGCGTTGGGTCCGCCCCGGTTGCCACCGCAGGCACCGCAATCCAGGCCCGAGGCGAAGACGTTGTTGACCGTATGGCCGCCATGGCCGCAGAAAACCACCAGCTCGGCGAAGCCCTTCGTCAGGCCCATCACCCGCAGCGCGCCCTCGGCGAAGAAGGCCTGCTCGGCAGGCGACAGCCCCAGGATCAGATCCTCCGCGTCGTCATGGTGGTGGTGGTGATGATCATGGCCGTGATCACGATCGTGATGCAGATCCAGGCCCGGCGCGACCGGCACCTTGGGCATGACGGCCCGGCCGAAACCGGTCGACAGCCGCTCCGCCAGCCGGGGGGTCAGCGTGCGCAGCATCATGGCCGCACCATGGGCAAGGCCCGTCGCCTCGATATAGCCGAAGCTGCCGGCAACGCCCGCCTTCAGCTCCTTGACCAGAGACTTCAGCCCGCCCAGCCGCCGCCGGCCGGCGAGGTGCCGCGCCGCCAGATCCGCCGCCTCGGGCAGCGGGTGTTCGTCGACCAGATGACGGGGCCGGAGCAGCACCGGGCAGGAGGCATGGGGGTCATCCTCGCCGAAGGGCCGCACCGCGACCGGCACGCCGAAGAAGCCGGCGAAGCCGAGCGTCTCCCAGGGGCCCGTCGCCTCCAGATGCCGCCGCAGCACTTCCGAGCGCACGTCGATGCACAGGACGATCTGGCCGAGGGGCCGGTCCGTCCCGGCAGCATCCGCCGCGGGCGGGGTGGCAGTCAGCATGGTCAGCAGCCGCTGGCGGTGGCTTTCCTCCCAGGCTTCCAGCGCCACCAGACCGGCCGGCGCGCGCAGCCGCTTATCCGTCGTCCCGGCCGGCGCTGCAACCGGCGGCAGGGTCACCCCCAGCAGATCCGCGAGCGCCAGCCGCACCGCCACATAGTCGAGCAGAGAGGCGGGGGCAACGGCATTCCAGGGATGATGCCCCCCTTCGGCCACCCGCCAGCGCAGATGCGCAACCCAACCCGGCAGGGCGACCAGATGGGCCCGGATGATCCCCTCCCGGGTGGCAACGTCCAGCCCGGCCAGACGCTGGTGGACCAGCACCGCCGGATCGTCCGGAAGCCCGTCGATCCGCCGCCGCTCGGGGATCGCCCGATCATGGCGTGCCAGCCGCCGCCAGGCCCGGTAGAAGCCCAGCTCCCGGTCCGGCATCGGCCAGCTCGCCTGCCCCTGGTCGAGGAAGGCCGCAAGCCAGAAGCCGGTCAGCCGGTCGAGTTCGGCGGCGGCGGCGGTGGCCGCCCGCCGGCCGGGCAGGACCTCGTGCCGCAGCGCCTTGATCAGGCGGTCGGGATCGGCCAGCTCCGGCCGACCATGGCGCAGCGCGGCAACCGTCAGCACCGGGGCAGAGATCCGGCCATCGGCCAGGGCCGGGGCCACCATCCCGGCATCGGGCCAGGGCCGACCGCCGAACAGCCGGGCCGCCTCGGCGGTCGCCGCCTCGAAGGGCAGATCCTCCAGCCCCTGAAGAGGGTTGATGGCGATCATGGTGTGGAGGGGCCGCCAGGGAGCGATGCAGGCAGCAGCGGCTTCGATTTCGGCCAGGAGCCGTGCAGTCTCAGGCATGGGAAGCACCCTTCGTGACGGAGAACGTGGTGGCGGCGGGCCGTCCCGCCGTGGCAAAGAAGGTCCAGGCAGCGGCGGCCCGACGATCGAGGCCAAGGGCGGTTGCGCCCCAGCCCATGAGCAGGGCCACCGGCAGCAGAAGATGATGCAGAGCGAGCGGCTGCGGTGCCGCCCCGACACCCGTCAGGGCATCGACGATCAGGATGACGGCGCCGTAGAGACCGCCGGCGATCAGGGCCGCCACCGGCAGCGCCAGCACCACCACCATGGTCCGGGCTCCGGTGCGCAGGACACCGGTTGCGAGCTGCAGCCCGGCCAGGCCCGCGATCGCCACCAGGATGGCGCCGGTGTCGGCCCGGCCCCCGAGCGTTGCGTCGAGCTTGCCGGTCACCAGGGCGAAGCCGGCGCCGGCGGCGATGGCCGCAGGCCAGGCGAGCATCAGGCGGGACGCCGTCGCCGGCACCGACGCCCGGGGTGCATGGGCACCGGCCAGCGCCGAGCCCGCCCCCAGGAAGAGGCTCGCCTTGTAGAGCCCGTGCAGCACCAGATGGGCAAGGGCGGCGCCGGGGAAGCCCAGAGCGGCCTGGACCGTCATATAGCCCATCTGCGCGCTGGTGGAGGCCGCCAGCCCCCGCTTCACGCCCGTCTGGGCCCGCGACGCGGCCGCCCCGATCAGCATCGCAAGGCTGCCCATGGCGAAGGCCGCAACGGTTGCCGCCGGCACCGCCTCGAAGACCGGCAGGGTCCGCAGCATCAGGATGCCGCCGGCATTGACCAGGCCTGCATGCATGAAGGCGGAGACGGGGGTGGGCGCGGTCATCGAGGCCATCAGCCAGCCATGGGCGGGTGGCAGGGCACACTGCACCACCACCACGGCCACGAAGGCCAGCGCCGCCAGGGTGATCATCATGGGATCCGCAGCGGCCAGCCCGCCGGCCGCAAGCGCAGAGAACCGGTGCCCGCCCGTGGCAAGCCAGAGCAGCAGCAATCCGGCCGCCAGGAAGACGGTCCCGCCGATCAGGCTGCGCCGCGCCAGGGCGGCTGCGGCATCGGCCGCCCCCCAGCCCCGGGCGTGGCCGATCGCCCGCGGCAGCACCAGTGCCACCACCACCCAGGCGCCGAGGAAGGCCAGCATGTGGTCGGCGGCCGCCAGAACCAGGGCCGCGAGCGTCAGGATGCCGAGCCGGCGATCGAAACCGCTGCGGTCGCGGTCACCGTCCATGTACCGCCAGGCGAAGCCCTGGACCAGGGCGGACAGGCCCAACACCGCCGTGGCCAGGAAGAGCGCCGCCCTGTCGATGGTGAGCGGGCCGAGGACGATGCCATCCCCGACCGGCAGCGCCACAAGCGCAGCCGCGGCCGCCAGCGCGGCGGCGCCGGTCAGATGGCGAAGCCCCGGGCGGTGACGACCGGTGGCCTGCGGCAGAGGCTGAACGCTGCGCGTCGCTGTCTGAAAACCGGTCATCTGCGGACACCTCCGTTGCGTGGGGACGTGACCGCTTTTCGCATACGCAGAAAAATCCGTGAAACGGATTTATTTAATCGATCTTATCAGTTTTATCGATAAGTCTGGACCCGGTCGCGGATGAAACCGGCCAGCGCCGCAGTCGCCGGATCCGGCCGCGGCACCGACAGAAGACAGATCTCCGCATCACTCAGCATGGGCCAGCCGCGACGGGAATCGAACCCGACCAGCCCCTCGGGCACCATGGTCCGGGGCAGTACGGTGAACCCCAGCCCGGCCTTCACCGCCGCCACGGCGCCGGCGAAACTCGGGCTGGAATAGGCCACCGTCCAGGGCAGGCCGATCTCCGCCAGCGCGCGGGTCGCACGCGCCCGATAGACGCAGGGCGGCGGCGACAGCACCAGCGGCAACGGGGCCGAGGCCGCGCCATCCGCCACCTCGGCAAAGGGCGTTTCCGGATCCAGATCCGGCCCGCCGACCCAGACCAGATGTTCCCGCCAGAGCCGGATGCTGTCGGCATGCAGGTCGTCGGGATCCTGCTTGATCACGATCAGGTCATAGCGCCCGGCCTTCAGACCGTCGATCAGATGCAGGGTCAGATCGCAGTTCACATCCAGCCGGATGCGGGGATGGGCGGCGGCGAAGGCCGCCAGGATTTCGGGCAGATAGCGCGTGGCGAAGTCCTCGGGTGAGCCGAAGCGGACCTCGCCCGCGATCTCGGGCGTGCGGAACCGGTCGAGCATCGTATCCGACAGCCGGATCATCTGTCGGGCATAGCCCAGCAGCACCTCGCCCTCGCGGGTCAGGCGGACATTGCGCTTGTCCCGGTCGAACAGGGTACAACCGACCAGATCCTCCAGCTTGCGGATCTGGGTGCTGACCGCCGATTGCGACCGCCCGACCCGTTCGGCCGTGCGGGAGAAGCTGCGTGTTTCAGCCAAAGAGACGAAACTCCGCAGCAGCGCCGTATCGATATCATGCACCGCAGACATGCCTCCCCAGCTCTGCAGGCTCAGCCACTGTTGCGCAGACCGGCCGAGATCCCGTTGATGGTGAGATGGATACCGGAAAGATGGCGGTCGCTGCCCGCCTCCGACCGGTGCTGGCGCAGCATTTCGACCTGAACATGGTTCAGCGGGTCCAGATAGGGAAAGCGATCACGGATGGAGCGCGCCAGCTGCGGCGTCCGCTCCAGCACCATCGTCTGACCGGTGATCGCCAGAAGCGCCGCCTCGGACGACTGCCATTCGGCACGGATCCGGCCGAACACGGCCTCGCGCAGCGCCTCGTCGGGCACAAGTTCCGCATAGCGGGATGCAATCGCCATGCTGGTCTTGGCCAGCACCATCTCCATGTTCGACAGCAGCGTGGTGAAGAAGGGCCAGTCGCGATACATGCGCCGCAACCGGTCGAGCCCGGCATCGCCATGACGGTCGCGCCAGGCAGTCACCGCCGCTCCGAATCCGTACCAGCCGGGCAGCATGGCCCGGCATTGCGACCACGAGAACACCCAGGGGATCGCGCGCAGATCCTCGATCCGCCGGGTGCGGCTGCGCGAGGCGGGCCGGCTGCCGATATTGAGCGAGGCGATCTCGGTGATGACGGTCGATGCCCAGAAATAATCCTCGAAGCCCGGCGTTTCGTAGACCAGGTCCCGATAGGCCGCAAAGGCGGTTCCGGACAGCTCTTCCATCGCCGCCATGTCGGCCTCGATATCGGCACAGGCCGGCTGGGGCAGAAGGCTCGCTTCCAGCGTCGCCGCGACGAAGGTTTCGAGATTGCGCCGGCCGAGCCCGGGATTGGCGTATTTGCTGGAAATGATCTCGCCCTGTTCGGTGACGCGGATCCGGCCGCCCACGGCACCGGCCGGCTGGGCCAGGATCGCGTCATAGGCCGACCCGCCGCCCCGACCGACCGAGCCGCCGCGACCATGGAACAGGCGCAGCGCCACCCCGGCCTCGCGGAAGCAGGCGACCAGCTCGGTCTCGGCCTTGTAGAGTTCCCAGCGCGAGGTGACGAAGCCGCCATCCTTGTTGCTGTCCGAATACCCCAGCATCACTTCCTGCATCTCCCCGCGCGATGCGACGAGGCGGCGATAGGCCGGGCAGGCAAAGGCGCGACGCATGATCCCGGGTGCGGCACGCAGATCGGCAATGGTCTCGAACAGCGGAACGATATTCACGGCGGCGCCGCCGTCGGGCCGCACCATGCCGACTTCCTTGAGCAACAGCGCCAGCTCCAGCAGATCGGAGGCGCTATCGGTCTTCGAAATGATCACGTTCTCGATCGCCTGCGGCCCGAGGCGACGGTGGATCGCGGCGGCTTCTGCGAAGATTGCGAATTCCGATGCCGTTTCTTCGCAATATTTTGCGAAGGGTGACACCAGCGGTCGGGCGGTGACGAGTTCGCGTTCGAGCAGGGCGATGCGTGCCTCCTCGTCCAGCGACAGATAGTCGGTGCCGGGGGCGGCCACCTCCAGCAGCTCGGCCACCGTGCGCTCATGCACGGCCGAGTTCTGACGCAGGTCGAGCACTGCCAGATGGAAGCCGAAGCAATCCGCCGCCCGCCGCAGCCGCCGCAGCCGGCCGCGGGCGAGCAGCACCGATCCGTTGGCGACCAGACTGGCGTGGATGATATCGAGATCCCGCGCGAATTCGGCGGGATCGGCATAACGCGGCGCCTCGGGCACCGCCCGGATCACGGCATCGGCCGCATCCAGGGCCACGGCTGTCGCCGCCATCCGCGCGTGAACCCCGGCAACCGCCAGGCGATAGGGCTCCTGGCGCTGATGTTCGGGGGTCACCGGCGAGGCCGCCGCCAGGGCCGCCAGATCGTCGGTCACCGGCACCAGCGTCGCCGAGAGCGAAAGTTCGGCCCCCAGCTCATGCAGTTCGGCAAGGTAGAATTTCATCGCCTGGCGGGTGTGCAGCCGCATGGTCGTGCGCAGCACATCCGCCGTCACGAAGGGATTGCCGTCCCGGTCCCCGCCGATCCAGCTGCCCATCTTCAGGAACGACGCGAGTCCGGGCCGCGCCTCGGCCGTGCTGCCGGCGCGGCGGGCGAGCATATCCTCCACCCGGGCATGAACGGCCGGCACCTCGGTGAGGAAGGTTTCGTCGTAATAGCTCAACCCGTTGACCACCTCGTCGATGACGGTGAGGCGGGTGCGGCGCAGCATGGCGGTCTGCCAGAGGGTGAGCACCGCGCGGGTAACCTCTTCCTCGATCGCCGCCGCCTCTTCACCCTGCGGCCGCTCACGGTCCCGGCGGTCGAGCAGACGGGCGATTTCCGCCTCGCGGGTCAATGTGCTTTTCCGGCGGACCTCGGTCGGATGCGCGGTCAGCACCGGCCCCACCCGCGCGCCGTCGAAGAAGGCGGCAAGGACGTCGGGATCCAACCCTTCGGTTGCGGCGCGTGCCATCGCGTAATCGAGCGTCCCCGCCGCCGGCCCGTCGCCGTCGGGCATGCCCGCGCGCGACTGGCGCAACCGGTCCTGGTCCTCCGCGATATTGGCCAGGTGAGAGAAGTAGCTGAAGGCACGGACGATCTTCAGCCCTTGTACCGTATCCATGCCGCCGAGCAGGGCATCGAGTTCGTCATGGGCTGCACGATCTTCGTCACGATGGAAGCGGATCGAAGTCTGGCGGATCCGCTCCACCAGATCAAAGACCTCCGCCCCCTCGTGAAGGCGGACGATGTCGCCCAGGATCCGGCCGAGGAAGCGGATGTCGTCCTTGAGCGCCGCGTCGGACCCGTTGCCATTGCCGCCCCTGGCGACACCGCGCGTCATGCCTTCGTCCTCGCTCACGCCCTGCTCCCTGCGTCTCTGGCGGCCATGCCATCTGCTGCCGCACCCCTCTATTGGTAAGGCCGAGGGCGCGGCACCACAAGGCGAAGACTTGCTCCTTTCGCCGCAATGCGGCAGAGAAAGCCTCATGCCAGCCACCCGTCACCGGAACCCGATCATGGCCACCACGCCGCCCGCGATTCTCTTCGTCTGCCTGGGGAATATCTGCCGTTCGCCACTCGCGGAAGCCGCCATGCACCGGGCAGCCGCCGCTGCGGATCTGGAGGTGGTGATCGATTCCGCCGGCATCGGCGGCTGGCACGCAGGCGACATGCCCGATGGCCGCGCCCGGGCGGTGGCCGCCCGCCACGGCATCGACATCAGCGGCTATCGGGCCCGCCAGGTGACCCGGTCCGACTTCACCCGCTTTACCCATCTGGTCGCCATGGACCACGAGAACCTGGAGGCGCTCCGCCGTCTGGCCCCCGCCGGAGCCACGGCCGCCCTGTCCCTGATGCTGGATCACGTCCCCGGCCGGGCGGGACAGGCGGTGGCCGATCCCTATTACGGCGCCGATGCCGGCTTCGACCGCACCTGGGCCGAGGTGTCCGCCGGCGCCGAGGGGCTGGTTGCATTGCTGCGCCAGGGCTGATCATCCCCGGCAGGACGAATTCCGCTCAGGCTGCCCCCCGGCCGATTTGGGGGTGACCCCGGGTCCCGCTTCCGCTCTGCTGCATGTCGCAGGCCTTGCGCGACAGAACGCAAAGGGGAGGAAGATCCATGGACTACCGCACGCTCGGCGGCTCGGGGCTCAAGGTTCCGGCGCTGATCCTGGGCACCGCCACCTTCGGCGGCAGCACCGAATTCTTCCGCAAATGGGGGGAGACCGGGGTGGCGGAAGCCAGCCGGCTGGTCGATATGGCGCTGGATGCCGGCTGCACCATGTTCGACACCGCCGACAGCTACTCGCTCGGCCGGTCGGAAGAGATCCTGGGCGAAGCGATCCGCGGCCGACGCGACCGGCTGCTGATCGCAACCAAGACCGGCATGGCGCTGGGCCCCGGCCCCAACGATCTCGGCACCTCGCGCAGCCGGATCATCGCCTCATGCGAGGCAAGCCTGAAGCGGCTCGGCACCGATCGGATCGACCTTTACCAGCTCCACGCCTTCGACGCGGTGACGCCGGTGGAAGAAATGCTGCAGGCGCTGGACATACTGATCCGCGACGGCAAGATCCGCTATGCCGGGGTCTCGAACTATTCCGGCTGGCATCTGATGAAGATGCTGGCCGCAGCCGACCGCCTGGGCCTGCCCCGGCCGGTGGCACACCAGGTCTACTACTCCCTCGTCGCCCGGGACGTCGAGTGGGAACTGATGCCCCTCGGGCTCGACCAGAAGGTCGGCACCCTGGTCTGGAGCCCCCTCGGCGGGGCGCAGCTGTCGGGCCGGATCGGACGCAACCGACCGGCACCGGCCGACAGCCGGGCTGCGACCGATGCCAGCTGGCAGGTGCCGGAAGAGCGGCTCTATGCGATCACCGACGTGCTTGATGCCCTGGCGGCCGAGACAGGACACAGCGTTCCTCAACTCGCCCTCGCCTGGCTGCTGGGCCGGCCGGGGGTTTCAGGGCTGGTGATCGGCGCCCGCACCCCGGAACAGCTGGCGGCAAATCTGACGGCCGGGGAAATCATGCTCGACGCGGATCAGATCGCCCGGCTCGATGCGGCAAGTGCAGCCCGTCCACCCTATCCCTATTGGCACCAGCAGCGGACCATGGCCGTCCGCAATCCCTCGCCGGTGCGCTGAGCCCGGCTGCGGTCAGTCACCGGCCCCGCCGTCGCGATCCTGCCGGTGGCGCACCTCCTGAATATGAGGCCGCCACGGCGCATGCGGATGCCAGGGCTGCCAGGCGGCATGCGGGACCGGCTGACCGTCGCGCGCCTTGCGCGCAGACCGACGCTCGTCATGACGCTCGATGGCGCTGGTCAGCACCGCCACCACCACCGCGGTGGTCCAGCCGAACAGAATGATGCCGTTGACCGAGGCCATCGCACCCAGCAGCCGCCATTGGTTGTCGAGCACGATGTCGCCATAGCCAAGGGTGCTGAAGGTCACCACCGAGAAGTAGAGTGCGGATTCGAGGTGCGAGAATTCGCCGAGCCAGAGCAGCATCACCGCCCAGCCCCAGATCTCCAGCGTATGGGCAACGAGCATTCCGAGGGTCGCCGCCGCGACCATCATCGGGACCGCGATGAACGCGTCGCCCAGAAGCTTCGACATCGCCGGCTCGAAGCGTCTGAGCCCGGCGATCACCGCGACCGTTGCGATGGTATGCAGTGCGATATTGCCGAGGATCGCTGCCGTGGCAACCACGAGCTGGAGGCTGACGCCAATATCGGGGGCGATGTCGACTTCGGTCATGAAGGGCGGCTCCGGAAGCGGGCATCAAGCGCCCGCAGGGTACGCCGTCAGCCTAACGCCGCCACCGCCACCGGCAAAGCGCCGGTGACAGCGATCTCCATGCCACAGAGCCCGGTACGAAACACCGCACCGCCGCGGAAGGCGGCGATGCGGTCGTCAAGCTCGGGGCAGGGTTTGGGTGGATGCCTCAGCGGCGCCAGCGCTTGCGGCCGGTGACCATGGCGGCGACCAGATTCACCCGGCCGAACAGGCTCTCCAGGATCGCGACCGCAGCATGGACCAGGGCGAGCGGAATGATCGCCTCGGCCGCGGCCTCATGCAGCCCTTCCACCCACGCGACGCCCCAGAAGGTATCGGTGGTCGTCATGATGCCCGTCACCGCAACCACGGCCAGCAGGGCCATCAGCGCCAGCATCATGACCGCACCCGCCGGATTGTGTCCGACATAGTCGCGCGCCCGGCCGGCCGGAAGGTCCCGCAGATAGCCGGCAAGCCGGCGCGGCGCGGGGATGAAGTCGGCGAAGCGCGCATGACGCGTGCCCACGAATCCCCACAGGATCCGGATGGCCAGCACCGCCGCCAGCACATAGCCGACCAGACGATGCGGCGTTTCGCCTTCTTCAAGCAGACCCAGATCGAGCACGCAGCCCGCGACCGTGATCCAGTGGAAGGCGCGCACGACCGGATCCCAGACCCGGACCCCGGGCCCGCCCGGCCGTGCGGCCGCCTCGATCCCCGCAGCCATGGCTCAATCGATCTCCTGCTTCACGATATGGCCATCGGTCGGGTCGAAATAGACCTCGACCTTCCGGCCTTCCTTGTCGTGGCCGTAGATCTCGTAGCAATTGCCCTTGGTGGTCTTGAAGGTGCGGATGTCCTTGTAGCCCATCCCGGCGATCTTCGCCTTCATCTGGTCTTCGGACATCCACTTGTCCCTGGGGGCGCTGGTGCAGGTCGTGCTGGCCAGGGCCGGTGCGGCCAGGACGGTCAGAACCGCGGCGGGGGCCGCGACGGCGGCAAACAGACGGGCATACGACATGGGGAGAGACTCCAGAGGGCAGTGGGGAAGCTGATCCGATGTGGCGGCGCAGACGACCCCGTCCCGCGCCACGTCATCAGCCTACCCATGCGGGCTTTCACCCCGCTTACCCACGGCTTGCGCGATCCTTACGGCCCGCGCCCGAGACGATCTCAGCGCCCCAGAAGCCCCTTCAGCGCATCGCCGAAATTGCCCGAGCGGACGTCGTCGAGCGTCTTGCGCGCGGCGTCGGGATCTTCGAGCGTGCGCTTGACGGTTCCTTCCAGATCCGGCCGGAACGACAGGTTGTCCCACGGGCCCTGAACCAGAACCGGCACCAACACGCCAGCGAGCCCGGTCTGTCCGCCCTGGCCTTCCAGATTGGCCACGGCCTTGGGCTCGATGCGGTAATCGACCCGCCGTGCCGGCAGATCGACCCTGCCCTGGCCACCGACCCGCAGGAGCGGTGCCTGCATTTCGGCGTCGCGATTGGTCAGAATGCCCTTGTCGATGGTGTAGGTACCGGCAAGACGGGCGAAATCGGTCTTGCGCACATCGGTCGCCTCCCCACGCAACGCG contains:
- the ppc gene encoding phosphoenolpyruvate carboxylase, which gives rise to MTRGVARGGNGNGSDAALKDDIRFLGRILGDIVRLHEGAEVFDLVERIRQTSIRFHRDEDRAAHDELDALLGGMDTVQGLKIVRAFSYFSHLANIAEDQDRLRQSRAGMPDGDGPAAGTLDYAMARAATEGLDPDVLAAFFDGARVGPVLTAHPTEVRRKSTLTREAEIARLLDRRDRERPQGEEAAAIEEEVTRAVLTLWQTAMLRRTRLTVIDEVVNGLSYYDETFLTEVPAVHARVEDMLARRAGSTAEARPGLASFLKMGSWIGGDRDGNPFVTADVLRTTMRLHTRQAMKFYLAELHELGAELSLSATLVPVTDDLAALAAASPVTPEHQRQEPYRLAVAGVHARMAATAVALDAADAVIRAVPEAPRYADPAEFARDLDIIHASLVANGSVLLARGRLRRLRRAADCFGFHLAVLDLRQNSAVHERTVAELLEVAAPGTDYLSLDEEARIALLERELVTARPLVSPFAKYCEETASEFAIFAEAAAIHRRLGPQAIENVIISKTDSASDLLELALLLKEVGMVRPDGGAAVNIVPLFETIADLRAAPGIMRRAFACPAYRRLVASRGEMQEVMLGYSDSNKDGGFVTSRWELYKAETELVACFREAGVALRLFHGRGGSVGRGGGSAYDAILAQPAGAVGGRIRVTEQGEIISSKYANPGLGRRNLETFVAATLEASLLPQPACADIEADMAAMEELSGTAFAAYRDLVYETPGFEDYFWASTVITEIASLNIGSRPASRSRTRRIEDLRAIPWVFSWSQCRAMLPGWYGFGAAVTAWRDRHGDAGLDRLRRMYRDWPFFTTLLSNMEMVLAKTSMAIASRYAELVPDEALREAVFGRIRAEWQSSEAALLAITGQTMVLERTPQLARSIRDRFPYLDPLNHVQVEMLRQHRSEAGSDRHLSGIHLTINGISAGLRNSG
- a CDS encoding low molecular weight protein-tyrosine-phosphatase, translating into MPATRHRNPIMATTPPAILFVCLGNICRSPLAEAAMHRAAAAADLEVVIDSAGIGGWHAGDMPDGRARAVAARHGIDISGYRARQVTRSDFTRFTHLVAMDHENLEALRRLAPAGATAALSLMLDHVPGRAGQAVADPYYGADAGFDRTWAEVSAGAEGLVALLRQG
- a CDS encoding aldo/keto reductase; the protein is MDYRTLGGSGLKVPALILGTATFGGSTEFFRKWGETGVAEASRLVDMALDAGCTMFDTADSYSLGRSEEILGEAIRGRRDRLLIATKTGMALGPGPNDLGTSRSRIIASCEASLKRLGTDRIDLYQLHAFDAVTPVEEMLQALDILIRDGKIRYAGVSNYSGWHLMKMLAAADRLGLPRPVAHQVYYSLVARDVEWELMPLGLDQKVGTLVWSPLGGAQLSGRIGRNRPAPADSRAATDASWQVPEERLYAITDVLDALAAETGHSVPQLALAWLLGRPGVSGLVIGARTPEQLAANLTAGEIMLDADQIARLDAASAARPPYPYWHQQRTMAVRNPSPVR
- a CDS encoding potassium channel family protein — translated: MTEVDIAPDIGVSLQLVVATAAILGNIALHTIATVAVIAGLRRFEPAMSKLLGDAFIAVPMMVAAATLGMLVAHTLEIWGWAVMLLWLGEFSHLESALYFSVVTFSTLGYGDIVLDNQWRLLGAMASVNGIILFGWTTAVVVAVLTSAIERHDERRSARKARDGQPVPHAAWQPWHPHAPWRPHIQEVRHRQDRDGGAGD
- a CDS encoding cytochrome b/b6 domain-containing protein, producing MAAGIEAAARPGGPGVRVWDPVVRAFHWITVAGCVLDLGLLEEGETPHRLVGYVLAAVLAIRILWGFVGTRHARFADFIPAPRRLAGYLRDLPAGRARDYVGHNPAGAVMMLALMALLAVVAVTGIMTTTDTFWGVAWVEGLHEAAAEAIIPLALVHAAVAILESLFGRVNLVAAMVTGRKRWRR
- a CDS encoding PepSY domain-containing protein, whose protein sequence is MSYARLFAAVAAPAAVLTVLAAPALASTTCTSAPRDKWMSEDQMKAKIAGMGYKDIRTFKTTKGNCYEIYGHDKEGRKVEVYFDPTDGHIVKQEID